One segment of Streptomyces sp. YIM 121038 DNA contains the following:
- a CDS encoding S41 family peptidase — MSGPEWLSSPRRVRRGAALTLVFASVLATGAATGSWSEDSPEGRNSAAPPTRSVASARDRDRDRDPERERGPAEDAADAAAEAMADGKSGTEAAEDAVSRSGDRWASVYSQGEYEEFEQALGGAYTGVGLWARRAADGRIEVSKVRGDGPAARAGIRQGDRLVTVDGHKVKGHPVTEVVSLLRGAREGTPVELGLERGTRAWRTTLHRERLSTDSVSVTRLTGGAVKIKVDAFTKGSGAAVRDAVRRAPRGAGVLLDLRGNAGGLVTEAVTAASALLDGGLVATYDVRGRQRALHARPGGDAARPVVALVDGGTMSAAELLTGALQDRGRAVVVGSRTFGKGSVQMPSRLPDGSVAELTVGHYRTPSGRGVDRRGITPDLEVGGGAQERAETVLTGLGPPS; from the coding sequence ATGTCAGGCCCCGAATGGCTCTCCTCGCCCCGCCGCGTCCGCCGCGGGGCGGCCCTGACATTGGTGTTCGCGAGCGTCCTCGCCACCGGCGCGGCCACCGGCTCCTGGAGCGAGGACTCCCCGGAAGGCCGGAACTCTGCGGCGCCTCCCACCCGTTCCGTCGCCTCCGCGCGCGACCGTGACCGCGACCGGGACCCGGAGCGCGAGAGGGGCCCCGCCGAGGACGCGGCGGACGCCGCCGCCGAGGCCATGGCCGACGGCAAGTCCGGCACGGAGGCCGCCGAGGACGCGGTCAGCCGCAGCGGCGACCGCTGGGCGTCGGTGTACTCCCAGGGGGAGTACGAGGAGTTCGAGCAGGCCCTGGGCGGCGCCTACACCGGCGTCGGCCTGTGGGCCCGGCGCGCGGCCGACGGCCGCATCGAGGTCTCGAAGGTGCGCGGCGACGGCCCCGCCGCCCGCGCGGGCATCCGCCAGGGCGACCGGCTCGTCACCGTCGACGGCCACAAGGTCAAGGGCCACCCGGTGACCGAGGTCGTGTCCCTGCTGCGCGGCGCCCGCGAGGGCACCCCGGTCGAGCTCGGCCTGGAGCGCGGCACGCGCGCGTGGCGGACGACGCTGCACCGCGAGCGCCTGTCGACGGACTCGGTGAGCGTGACCCGGCTGACCGGCGGCGCCGTGAAGATCAAGGTGGACGCGTTCACGAAGGGATCCGGCGCGGCCGTGCGCGACGCGGTGCGCCGGGCCCCGCGCGGCGCCGGGGTCCTGCTCGACCTGCGGGGCAACGCGGGCGGCCTGGTCACCGAGGCCGTCACCGCCGCCTCGGCGCTCCTGGACGGCGGCCTGGTGGCGACGTACGACGTCCGCGGCCGGCAGCGCGCGCTGCACGCGCGGCCCGGCGGCGACGCGGCGAGACCCGTGGTCGCGCTCGTCGACGGCGGCACGATGAGCGCGGCCGAGCTGCTCACCGGAGCCCTCCAGGACCGCGGGCGCGCGGTCGTCGTGGGCTCGAGGACGTTCGGCAAGGGCTCGGTGCAGATGCCGAGCCGCCTGCCCGACGGCTCCGTCGCCGAGCTGACCGTGGGGCACTACCGCACCCCTTCGGGGCGGGGCGTCGACCGTCGGGGCATCACCCCGGACCTGGAGGTCGGCGGAGGTGCCCAGGAGCGGGCCGAGACAGTATTGACTGGCCTCGGACCCCCCTCCTAG
- a CDS encoding serine/threonine-protein kinase — MARKIGSRYTAHQILGRGSAGTVWLGEGPEGPVAIKLLREDLASDQELVGRFVQERTALLSLDHARVVGVHDLVVDGNDLALVMDLVRGTDLRTRLERERRLAPEAAVAIVADVADALAAAHAAGIVHRDVKPENVLLDMQGPLGPGGSHPALLTDFGVAKLIDTPRRTRATKIIGTPDYLAPEIIEGLPPRAAVDIYALATVLYELLAGFTPFGGGHPGAILRRHVTETVVPLPGIPEELWQLMVQCLAKAPASRLRASELAARLREQLPLLAGIPPLDVDEPDAETQGAEAREEAPPEPRPRAPRRGAVPLVPGATPADANRDTHTSMRVPGPEELAGGALGTARVPRATGTARPGSARHRSTTRRRRIALGVAGAALAAAIGAGAWYATTDDPPPSTPKTTAPPTP, encoded by the coding sequence TTGGCACGCAAGATCGGCAGCCGGTACACCGCCCATCAGATCCTGGGCCGTGGCAGCGCCGGCACGGTGTGGCTGGGCGAGGGGCCCGAGGGGCCCGTCGCCATCAAGCTGTTGCGCGAGGACCTGGCCTCCGACCAGGAGCTCGTCGGCCGCTTCGTCCAGGAGCGCACGGCCCTGCTGAGCCTCGACCACGCGCGCGTGGTCGGCGTCCACGACCTGGTGGTCGACGGCAACGACCTCGCACTCGTCATGGACCTCGTCCGCGGCACGGACCTGCGCACCCGCCTGGAGCGCGAGCGCCGCCTCGCCCCCGAGGCCGCCGTGGCCATCGTCGCGGACGTCGCCGACGCCCTGGCCGCCGCGCACGCCGCCGGAATCGTGCACCGCGACGTCAAGCCCGAGAACGTCCTCCTGGACATGCAGGGCCCCCTCGGCCCCGGCGGCTCCCACCCCGCCCTCCTGACGGACTTCGGCGTCGCCAAACTCATCGACACCCCGCGCCGGACCCGGGCCACGAAGATCATCGGTACGCCGGACTATCTGGCGCCCGAGATCATCGAGGGCCTGCCCCCGCGCGCGGCCGTCGACATCTACGCCCTCGCGACTGTCCTCTACGAGCTCCTCGCGGGCTTCACCCCCTTCGGCGGCGGCCACCCCGGCGCGATCCTGCGCCGCCACGTCACCGAGACCGTCGTGCCCCTGCCCGGCATCCCCGAAGAGCTCTGGCAGCTCATGGTCCAGTGCCTGGCCAAGGCGCCCGCGTCCCGTCTGCGCGCCTCCGAGCTCGCGGCCCGCCTGCGCGAACAGCTCCCCCTGCTCGCGGGCATCCCGCCCCTGGACGTCGACGAGCCGGACGCGGAGACGCAGGGCGCCGAGGCGCGCGAGGAGGCGCCACCGGAGCCCCGGCCGCGCGCCCCCCGGCGCGGCGCCGTCCCCCTGGTCCCCGGCGCCACCCCCGCCGACGCCAACCGCGACACCCACACCTCCATGCGCGTCCCCGGCCCCGAGGAGCTGGCCGGAGGCGCCCTGGGCACCGCCCGCGTCCCCCGCGCGACCGGCACCGCCCGGCCCGGCTCGGCCCGCCACCGCTCCACGACGCGGCGCCGCCGGATCGCCCTCGGGGTGGCGGGGGCGGCCCTGGCCGCCGCGATAGGCGCAGGCGCCTGGTACGCCACCACGGACGACCCCCCGCCCTCCACCCCCAAAACCACAGCCCCCCCAACCCCCTGA
- the ftsE gene encoding cell division ATP-binding protein FtsE produces MIRFDNVSKAYPKQNRPALRDVSLEIEKGEFVFLVGSSGSGKSTFLRLILREERTSHGQVHVLGKDLARLSHWKVPHMRRQLGTVFQDFRLLPNKTVAENVAFAQEVIGKSRGEIRKSVPQVLDLVGLGGKEDRMPGELSGGEQQRVAIARAFVNRPKLLIADEPTGNLDPQTSVGIMKLLDRINRTGTTVVMATHDQQIVDQMRKRVIELEKGRLVRDQSRGVYGYQH; encoded by the coding sequence GTGATCCGATTCGACAACGTCTCCAAGGCCTATCCGAAGCAGAACCGCCCGGCGCTCCGCGATGTGTCGCTGGAGATCGAAAAGGGCGAGTTCGTCTTCCTGGTGGGGTCATCCGGCTCCGGAAAGTCCACCTTCCTGCGGCTGATCCTCCGCGAGGAGCGCACCAGCCACGGCCAGGTGCACGTCCTGGGCAAGGACCTGGCCCGGCTCTCCCACTGGAAGGTGCCGCACATGCGCCGCCAGCTGGGCACCGTCTTCCAGGACTTCCGGCTCCTGCCGAACAAGACCGTCGCCGAGAACGTGGCCTTCGCCCAGGAGGTCATCGGCAAGTCGCGCGGCGAGATCCGCAAGTCCGTGCCCCAGGTGCTCGACCTCGTCGGGCTCGGCGGCAAGGAGGACCGGATGCCCGGCGAGCTCTCCGGTGGTGAGCAGCAGCGCGTGGCGATCGCCCGCGCCTTCGTCAACCGGCCGAAGCTCCTGATCGCCGACGAACCGACGGGCAACCTCGACCCGCAGACCTCCGTCGGCATCATGAAGCTGCTCGACCGCATCAACCGGACCGGCACCACCGTCGTGATGGCCACCCACGACCAGCAGATCGTGGACCAGATGCGCAAGCGCGTCATCGAGCTGGAGAAGGGCCGTCTCGTCCGCGACCAGTCCCGCGGCGTCTACGGCTACCAGCACTGA
- a CDS encoding MFS transporter yields the protein MPQAPSDSPDISPTAAAPTAAAPSAVPSSAAADAPASPSPEALASPSPGTSGDRGARRNPYARLFAVPGATAFTVGNLIARLPMGMFSVSAVTMIAGSRGSYALAGAVTATGLAATAVVAPWTARLVDRYGQARVAVPATAFAVLGSLCLLLCVRYGAPDWTLFASYAATATVPNTGGMSRARWAHLLKGDARALHTANSFEQAADELCFMLGPVLAAFLCGTFFPQAGTLVAAALLLTGVLLFTAQRATEPPPHGRPDAAARTGSPLRARGMPALLVVFLATGAVFGAMEVVTIAYADERGHKAAAGAVLALQAAGSCAAGLVFGALRPRGPLHRRRLLCAAAMAALMGLPLLAATATGSLVVLAGALLCAGMATAPTMVTSMTLVQRLTPEGRTNEGMTLAVTGLLGGIACGAAASGWTVEHLGATTGYVVPVAAAGCALLLTLLGGDPTRGTGGAVSTGRA from the coding sequence ATGCCGCAAGCCCCTTCCGACTCCCCCGACATATCCCCCACCGCCGCCGCCCCCACCGCCGCCGCCCCCTCCGCCGTCCCCTCCTCCGCCGCCGCCGACGCGCCCGCGTCCCCCTCCCCCGAGGCACTCGCGTCCCCTTCCCCCGGCACCTCCGGGGACAGGGGCGCCCGCCGCAATCCCTACGCCCGTCTCTTCGCCGTCCCCGGAGCCACCGCCTTCACCGTCGGCAACCTCATCGCCCGGCTGCCCATGGGGATGTTCAGCGTGAGCGCGGTGACGATGATCGCCGGATCCCGCGGCTCGTACGCGCTCGCGGGCGCCGTCACGGCCACCGGGCTCGCGGCCACCGCCGTCGTGGCGCCCTGGACGGCGCGGCTCGTCGACCGCTACGGCCAGGCGCGCGTGGCCGTGCCCGCCACCGCGTTCGCCGTGCTCGGCTCGCTCTGCCTGCTGCTGTGCGTGCGCTACGGGGCCCCCGACTGGACCCTGTTCGCCTCGTACGCCGCCACGGCCACCGTCCCGAACACCGGCGGCATGTCGCGCGCCCGCTGGGCCCACCTCCTGAAGGGCGACGCGCGCGCCCTGCACACCGCCAACTCCTTCGAACAGGCGGCGGACGAGCTGTGCTTCATGCTCGGCCCGGTGCTCGCGGCCTTCCTGTGCGGGACGTTCTTCCCGCAGGCGGGCACCCTCGTGGCCGCCGCGCTGCTCCTGACCGGCGTGCTGCTCTTCACCGCCCAGCGCGCGACGGAACCGCCGCCCCACGGGCGCCCGGACGCCGCCGCGCGGACGGGCTCGCCCCTGCGCGCACGGGGGATGCCCGCGCTGCTCGTCGTGTTCCTGGCCACCGGCGCGGTCTTCGGCGCCATGGAGGTCGTCACCATCGCCTACGCCGACGAGCGCGGCCACAAGGCGGCCGCGGGCGCCGTCCTGGCCCTCCAGGCGGCGGGCTCGTGCGCCGCGGGGCTCGTCTTCGGCGCCCTGCGGCCGCGCGGCCCGCTGCACCGCCGCAGGCTGCTGTGCGCGGCGGCGATGGCGGCCCTGATGGGGCTGCCGCTGCTCGCGGCCACCGCCACCGGCTCGCTCGTCGTCCTCGCCGGGGCGCTGCTGTGCGCCGGGATGGCCACCGCGCCGACGATGGTGACCAGCATGACGCTGGTCCAGCGGCTCACCCCCGAGGGGCGGACGAACGAGGGCATGACCCTCGCCGTGACCGGCCTCCTCGGGGGCATCGCCTGCGGCGCGGCGGCGAGCGGCTGGACCGTGGAACACCTGGGCGCCACCACGGGCTACGTCGTACCGGTGGCCGCCGCGGGCTGCGCGCTGCTGCTCACGCTGCTCGGCGGGGACCCCACCAGGGGCACCGGCGGCGCCGTCAGCACCGGGCGGGCTTGA
- the ftsX gene encoding permease-like cell division protein FtsX, with translation MRAQFVLSEIGVGLRRNLTMTFAVVVSVALSLALFGGSLLMRDQVSTMKGYWYDKVNVSIFLCNKADAEQDPKCAKGAVTNEQKDRILTDLKKMSVVDTVQHESADEAYKHYKEQFGDSPLSSSLTPDQMQESYRIKLKDPEKYQVVATAFSGRDGVQSVEDQKGVLDNLFELLNGMNKAALAVMALMLVVALMLIVNTVRVSAFSRRRETGIMRLVGASSLYIQMPFILEAAVSGLIGGGLACGFLLLGRYFIIDHGLELSEKLTLINFIGWDSVFAVLPLVLVIGLLMPALAAFLALRKYLKV, from the coding sequence ATGCGCGCCCAGTTCGTCCTGTCGGAGATCGGCGTCGGTCTCCGCCGCAATCTCACGATGACGTTCGCCGTCGTCGTGTCCGTCGCCCTCTCGCTCGCCCTGTTCGGCGGCTCGCTGCTCATGCGCGACCAGGTGAGCACGATGAAGGGCTACTGGTACGACAAGGTCAACGTCTCGATCTTCCTGTGCAACAAGGCGGACGCCGAGCAGGACCCCAAGTGCGCCAAGGGCGCCGTCACGAACGAGCAGAAGGACCGGATCCTCACCGACCTCAAGAAGATGTCGGTCGTGGACACCGTCCAGCACGAGTCGGCGGACGAGGCGTACAAGCACTACAAGGAGCAGTTCGGCGACTCCCCGCTGTCCAGCTCCCTGACCCCGGACCAGATGCAGGAGTCGTACCGCATCAAGCTGAAGGACCCGGAGAAGTACCAGGTGGTGGCGACCGCCTTCTCCGGGCGTGACGGCGTGCAGTCGGTGGAGGACCAGAAGGGCGTCCTGGACAACCTCTTCGAGCTGCTCAACGGCATGAACAAGGCGGCCCTCGCGGTGATGGCCCTGATGCTGGTCGTCGCCCTGATGCTGATCGTCAACACGGTGCGGGTCTCGGCGTTCAGCCGTCGCCGTGAAACCGGGATCATGCGTCTGGTGGGCGCGTCCAGCCTCTACATCCAGATGCCGTTCATCCTGGAGGCCGCCGTCTCCGGGCTCATCGGAGGCGGGCTGGCCTGCGGGTTCCTGCTGCTCGGCCGGTACTTCATCATCGACCACGGCCTGGAGCTCTCCGAGAAGCTGACGCTGATCAACTTCATCGGCTGGGACTCCGTCTTCGCGGTCCTTCCGCTGGTCCTCGTCATCGGACTGCTCATGCCCGCCCTTGCCGCCTTCCTCGCCCTGCGCAAGTACCTGAAGGTGTGA
- the smpB gene encoding SsrA-binding protein SmpB — protein sequence MAKEKVKRKAAKAESKAARPKMIAQNKKARHDYHILDTYECGVVLMGTEVKSLRLGRASLVDGFVQIDGHEAWLHNIHIPEYVQGTWTNHSAKRKRKLLLHRAEIDKLEAKSQETGHTLVPLALYFKDSRVKVEIALAKGKKEYDKRQTLREKQDLRETNRAISAVRRRQGIA from the coding sequence ATGGCGAAGGAAAAGGTAAAGCGCAAGGCGGCTAAGGCCGAGAGCAAGGCCGCCCGTCCCAAGATGATCGCGCAGAACAAGAAGGCGCGGCACGACTACCACATCCTGGACACGTACGAGTGCGGCGTGGTCCTGATGGGCACCGAGGTCAAGTCCCTCAGGCTCGGCCGGGCCTCCCTGGTGGACGGCTTCGTGCAGATCGACGGTCACGAGGCCTGGCTGCACAACATCCACATCCCGGAGTACGTCCAGGGCACGTGGACCAACCACTCCGCCAAGCGCAAGCGCAAGCTGCTGCTGCACCGCGCGGAGATCGACAAGCTGGAGGCGAAGTCCCAGGAGACGGGGCACACGCTCGTGCCGCTCGCCCTGTACTTCAAGGACAGCCGCGTCAAGGTCGAGATCGCCCTGGCCAAGGGCAAGAAGGAGTACGACAAGCGGCAGACGCTGCGGGAGAAGCAGGACCTGCGCGAGACGAACCGCGCGATCTCCGCCGTCCGGCGGCGCCAGGGCATCGCCTAG
- a CDS encoding LysR family transcriptional regulator — MLTSPPGAPRDVEPRLLRAFVVVAEELHFTRAAARLYVAQQALSRDVRRLERELGTDLFARSTRQVALTADGERLLPYARRVLAAQDELTAAFTRGNTTAARPLLVDLNSPGLVFGRILERARELAPHCELMARFESGLTGAAAEIAAGRIDASFGRYAGLSAALRAGLAQQPVRYEPMAVLLPAGHPLTALAEVPLARLAGERVYAGAGNDRTLEWTDLAERLFAGRGIEVAPPAPLAVGPEEFARIMAKHRNPVLAVVGFPELPGCVLRPLVDPVPLSPVSLVWRRGLDHPGLDALRRAAAELAAAEGWLLKPVNAWIPDTDALIMVS; from the coding sequence ATGCTCACCTCACCGCCCGGGGCGCCCCGTGATGTGGAGCCGCGGCTGCTCCGCGCGTTCGTCGTCGTCGCCGAGGAACTGCACTTCACGCGGGCGGCCGCCCGCCTCTACGTCGCCCAGCAGGCGCTGAGCCGTGATGTGCGGCGTCTGGAGCGCGAGTTGGGGACGGACCTGTTCGCGCGGTCGACGCGACAGGTCGCGCTGACGGCCGACGGCGAGCGGCTGCTGCCGTACGCCCGGCGGGTCCTGGCGGCACAGGACGAGCTGACGGCCGCCTTCACGCGCGGCAACACCACCGCCGCCCGCCCCCTCCTGGTCGACCTCAACAGCCCCGGCCTGGTCTTCGGGCGGATCCTGGAGCGGGCCCGCGAACTGGCCCCGCACTGCGAGCTGATGGCCCGCTTCGAGAGCGGTCTGACGGGCGCGGCGGCCGAGATCGCCGCGGGCCGGATCGACGCCTCGTTCGGCCGGTACGCGGGGCTGTCCGCCGCCCTGCGCGCCGGGCTCGCGCAGCAGCCCGTACGGTACGAGCCGATGGCGGTGCTGCTCCCGGCCGGGCATCCGCTGACGGCCCTCGCGGAGGTGCCGCTGGCCCGGCTCGCGGGTGAGCGCGTGTACGCGGGCGCGGGCAACGACCGCACCCTGGAGTGGACCGACCTGGCCGAACGCCTCTTCGCGGGCCGGGGCATCGAGGTCGCGCCGCCCGCCCCGCTGGCCGTCGGGCCCGAGGAGTTCGCGCGGATCATGGCCAAGCACCGCAACCCCGTGCTCGCCGTGGTCGGCTTCCCCGAGCTGCCCGGCTGCGTGCTGCGGCCGCTCGTCGACCCGGTGCCGCTGTCTCCGGTGTCCCTGGTGTGGCGGCGCGGTCTCGACCACCCCGGTCTCGACGCGCTGCGGCGCGCGGCGGCCGAACTCGCCGCGGCGGAAGGATGGCTGCTCAAACCGGTGAACGCATGGATTCCGGACACCGATGCACTCATCATGGTGAGTTGA
- the dacB gene encoding D-alanyl-D-alanine carboxypeptidase/D-alanyl-D-alanine-endopeptidase has product MSRPVSRVNTRMRHWIWPAVLGVAAASLSLSAPAGADAERSGLPEAIDTILGDPRMEGGVASVVVADAKSGDVLYQHRPTGRLMPASNTKMLTSAAALELLGPDHRFTTDVLADGERHGPVLKGDLYLRGTGDPTTLAKDYDALAAKVAAAGVRRVSGRLVADDTRFDDRRVGDTWGGDDESSYYAAQISALSLAPDTDYDTGTVIVAVTPGAGPGDEPRVSLTPKTDYVDIDLRATTGAAGSANSLAVERRHGENTITVTGSVPAGAAAVKEWVTVWEPTRYAAAVFRDALAAHGVKVSGPTRAGRATPKGAHELASHASMPLKDLLVPFMKLSNNMHAESLTKAMGYEATGRPGNWGDGIAAIGGYLKTAGVDPGKLRQVDGSGLSRKDNVPAGQLITLLRSAKGEPWFADWYRSLPVACEPDKFVGGTLRTRMCGTPAARNARAKTGTLTGASALSGYVTDAGGRELVFSIVLNNHLASSVKPLEDAIVVTLAKSTADKAVLVEPRSPRAGSGERGGGDLECSWVKPARC; this is encoded by the coding sequence ATGAGTAGACCCGTGAGTCGCGTCAACACCCGTATGCGCCACTGGATCTGGCCCGCCGTCCTCGGCGTCGCCGCCGCCTCGCTGTCCCTCAGCGCCCCCGCCGGGGCCGACGCCGAGCGCAGCGGGCTCCCCGAAGCCATCGACACCATCCTCGGCGACCCCCGTATGGAGGGCGGCGTCGCCAGCGTCGTGGTCGCCGACGCCAAGAGCGGCGACGTCCTCTACCAGCACCGGCCGACCGGGCGGCTCATGCCCGCCTCCAACACCAAGATGCTCACCTCGGCCGCCGCCCTGGAGCTCCTCGGCCCCGACCACCGGTTCACCACCGACGTCCTCGCCGACGGCGAGCGGCACGGGCCCGTGCTCAAGGGAGACCTCTATCTGCGCGGCACCGGCGACCCGACGACCCTCGCCAAGGACTACGACGCGCTGGCGGCGAAGGTCGCCGCGGCCGGGGTCCGACGGGTCTCGGGGCGGCTCGTCGCCGACGACACCCGGTTCGACGACCGGCGCGTCGGCGACACCTGGGGCGGCGACGACGAGTCGTCGTACTACGCGGCCCAGATCTCGGCGCTCAGCCTCGCCCCCGACACGGACTACGACACCGGGACCGTCATCGTCGCGGTGACGCCGGGCGCCGGTCCCGGGGACGAGCCGCGGGTGTCCCTCACCCCGAAGACCGACTACGTGGACATCGACCTGCGCGCCACCACGGGCGCCGCGGGCAGCGCGAACAGCCTCGCCGTCGAGCGGCGGCACGGCGAGAACACCATCACCGTCACGGGCTCCGTCCCGGCCGGCGCCGCGGCCGTCAAGGAATGGGTGACCGTCTGGGAGCCCACCCGGTACGCGGCCGCCGTCTTCCGGGACGCGCTCGCCGCCCACGGGGTGAAGGTCAGCGGGCCGACCAGGGCGGGGCGCGCGACCCCGAAGGGCGCGCACGAGCTCGCCTCGCACGCCTCCATGCCGCTCAAGGACCTGCTCGTCCCGTTCATGAAGCTGTCCAACAACATGCACGCCGAGTCCCTGACGAAGGCCATGGGGTACGAGGCGACCGGGCGGCCCGGCAACTGGGGCGACGGGATCGCGGCGATCGGCGGCTATCTGAAGACGGCGGGAGTCGACCCGGGCAAGCTGCGCCAGGTCGACGGCTCCGGCCTCTCGCGCAAGGACAACGTCCCCGCGGGCCAGCTCATCACGCTGCTGCGCTCGGCCAAGGGCGAGCCCTGGTTCGCCGACTGGTACCGGTCCCTGCCGGTGGCCTGCGAGCCGGACAAGTTCGTCGGCGGCACGCTGCGCACCCGCATGTGCGGGACGCCCGCCGCCCGCAACGCGCGCGCGAAGACCGGGACGCTGACCGGCGCGTCGGCCCTCTCCGGGTACGTGACCGACGCGGGCGGGCGCGAACTGGTCTTCAGCATCGTCCTCAACAACCACCTGGCCTCCTCGGTGAAGCCCCTGGAGGACGCGATCGTCGTCACCCTCGCCAAGTCCACCGCGGACAAGGCGGTCCTGGTGGAGCCGCGCTCGCCGCGGGCCGGTTCCGGGGAGCGGGGCGGCGGCGACCTCGAGTGCTCGTGGGTCAAGCCCGCCCGGTGCTGA
- the prfB gene encoding peptide chain release factor 2, with protein MAVVDVSEELKSLSSTMESIEAVLDLDKLRADIAVLEEQAAAPSLWDDPDEAQKITSKLSHLQAEVRKAETLRGRIDDLGVLFEMAEEEDDSDTRAEAESELTAVRKALDEMEVRTLLSGEYDAREALVTIRAEAGGVDASDFAEKLQRMYLRWAERHGYKTELYETSYAEEAGIKSTTFAVQAPYAYGTLSVEQGTHRLVRISPFDNQGRRQTSFAGVEILPVVEQTDHIEIDESELRVDVYRSSGPGGQGVNTTDSAVRLTHLPTGIVVSCQNERSQIQNKATAMNVLQAKLLERRRQEEQEKMNALKGDGGNSWGNQMRSYVLHPYQMVKDLRTEHEVGNPEAVFNGEIDGFLEAGIRWRKQQEK; from the coding sequence GTGGCAGTCGTCGACGTATCCGAAGAGCTCAAGTCCCTCTCCTCGACCATGGAGTCGATCGAGGCCGTCCTGGACCTCGACAAGCTGAGGGCAGACATCGCCGTGCTCGAGGAGCAGGCGGCCGCGCCGTCGCTCTGGGACGACCCGGACGAGGCGCAGAAGATCACCAGCAAGCTGAGCCACCTCCAGGCGGAGGTGCGCAAGGCGGAGACCCTGCGCGGGCGCATCGACGACCTGGGCGTTCTCTTCGAGATGGCCGAGGAGGAGGACGACTCGGACACCCGCGCGGAGGCCGAGTCGGAGCTCACGGCGGTCAGGAAGGCCCTGGACGAGATGGAGGTCCGCACCCTCCTCTCCGGTGAGTACGACGCCCGTGAGGCCCTGGTCACGATCCGCGCGGAGGCCGGCGGCGTCGACGCCTCGGACTTCGCCGAGAAGCTCCAGCGCATGTACCTGCGCTGGGCGGAGCGCCACGGCTACAAGACGGAGCTGTACGAGACGTCGTACGCGGAAGAGGCCGGCATCAAGTCGACCACCTTCGCCGTCCAGGCGCCGTACGCGTACGGCACGCTCTCCGTGGAGCAGGGCACGCACCGCCTGGTGCGCATCTCCCCGTTCGACAACCAGGGCCGCCGTCAGACGTCCTTCGCGGGCGTCGAGATCCTGCCCGTGGTCGAGCAGACCGACCACATCGAGATCGACGAGAGCGAGCTGCGCGTCGACGTGTACCGCTCGTCGGGCCCCGGCGGCCAGGGCGTCAACACGACGGACTCCGCGGTCCGCCTGACCCACCTCCCCACCGGCATCGTCGTCTCCTGTCAGAACGAGCGCTCGCAGATCCAGAACAAGGCGACCGCGATGAACGTCCTCCAGGCGAAGCTGCTCGAGCGCCGCCGCCAGGAGGAGCAGGAGAAGATGAACGCCCTCAAGGGCGACGGCGGCAATTCCTGGGGCAACCAGATGCGTTCGTACGTCCTGCACCCGTACCAGATGGTGAAGGACCTGCGGACGGAGCACGAGGTCGGTAACCCGGAAGCGGTGTTCAACGGCGAGATCGACGGCTTCCTGGAGGCCGGAATTCGCTGGCGCAAGCAGCAGGAGAAGTAA